From a single Okeanomitos corallinicola TIOX110 genomic region:
- the hepC gene encoding heterocyst development glycosyltransferase HepC, which translates to MTISIVPNLQEHNTISQQPQNFHPQNFTLYWRRGQLLVKSSKNAQIPYLPLENKQLLIECLQHSPINLVTIDPKLGDAALKFWLDACQKANKPIYISPSARNNRPKSSNKFFKFIQPVIHPILALILLILVSPLMLILTLMILSNGSISLFSYQWQIGERGKIFPMINFCTTGKHNQSTLLGLWMSKYHLNHLPRLFNILRGEMKLIGSNNLCLEDVIKFSSTTESIPVNGINQVIKSWHIKAKLS; encoded by the coding sequence ATGACAATTTCAATTGTACCTAACTTACAAGAACACAACACTATTTCCCAGCAGCCCCAAAATTTTCATCCTCAAAACTTTACACTCTACTGGCGCAGAGGTCAACTTTTAGTAAAGTCTTCTAAAAATGCACAAATACCATATTTACCTTTAGAAAATAAACAATTATTAATTGAGTGTTTACAACATTCTCCCATTAATTTAGTAACCATAGATCCAAAACTAGGTGATGCTGCACTAAAGTTTTGGCTTGATGCCTGTCAAAAGGCAAATAAACCCATATATATTAGTCCATCTGCTAGAAATAATCGCCCAAAATCAAGTAACAAATTTTTCAAATTTATCCAACCAGTAATTCATCCCATATTGGCATTAATTTTACTAATCTTGGTAAGTCCTTTAATGTTGATATTGACGCTAATGATATTATCAAACGGTTCAATATCTTTGTTTTCTTATCAATGGCAAATCGGGGAGAGAGGGAAAATTTTTCCTATGATTAATTTTTGTACAACTGGAAAACATAATCAATCCACATTATTAGGATTATGGATGTCTAAATATCATCTAAATCACCTACCTAGACTATTTAATATCTTGCGTGGGGAAATGAAATTAATTGGATCTAATAACCTCTGTTTAGAAGATGTAATTAAATTTAGTTCGACAACAGAAAGCATTCCAGTGAATGGCATAAATCAAGTGATAAAATCCTGGCATATCAAAGCTAAATTATCATAG